From the genome of Bacillota bacterium:
CCTCGGTGGGCGTCCCTGCCCATCCCGGCGGCGCGCCTGCCGCTGCCGTGCCGGGGCGCCTGGCCGTGTCATGGCTGGAGCAGCGCCTTTCCGAGAGCGTCTCGGGCGCCGAAAGGGTGATCGACGCCCTCCGGGCGGCTTACGAGATGGCCGCCGCGGGGCCCATGCCGGCCGCGTCGGACGGGGTCGAGTACGTTGAAATGGTGCAGCAGCGGGCGTGCGCTTCCTGCCCCTGTTTCTCGCACTGCTGGGACGCGTGCGCGAACGCCAGCTTCCATGACGTGCTCGCTTTCCTGGAGGCGGCCGAGGCGGCGGGCCAGGCTCAGCCGGAAATGATGTCGGCTTCCCTGAGGCAGCGCTGCATCCAGCCGGTCCGCCTGACCGGGGCGGTAGGCGATGCGGCCCGCATCATGGGGGTTCTGCGGGCTGCCGGGCAGCGCTCGCAGGCAGAGGCGCGGCGCCTCGTCACGCAGGTCGAGGTGACGCAGAAGGTGCTTCACGACGTGATCCGCATCGCCTCCGGGCACTTTCAGTCGTTCGACGAGGAGGCCGCCGAACGCCTGGCGCGCCACCTGGCACGAGCGGGGACGCCGGCACGTGAAGTCGTGGTAGCGGGATCAGGCGCCCGCCGCGAGGTGATGGTGGAACGGGTGGGGCCCTGCCGCGCCCCCGAATCGTGCGCCCGTTCCCTCACGCAACTGGCCGCGCAGGCGGAGGGGGTTTTGTGGGAGGTCTCTCGCATGGCGTGCCGCCACGGTCTGTCCCGCCCCGGCGGCCATGGCTGTGAGGTGCACCTGGTGCGGCGCGCGCTGTGGGAGGTGTCGTGCGCCTTTGCCTCCCGTACCCGGGCGGGCGAGACGTGTTCGGGGGACAGCTTCGCCCGGGTCACCCTGGGCCCGGCGCTCACGTGCGTCATCCTCAGCGACGGAATGGGAAGCGGCCCCGATGCGGCCCAGGAGAGCGAGACGGCCGTTCGGCTGGCGGAAGCGGCCCTCGCCGCCGGGGCCGGCGCCGCATCCGCCATCGCCATCGCCAACGCCGTGCTGCTGGCGAGATCCCCGGATGAGCGCTTTGCGACGCTGGATGTGGCGGTGTTCGACCTGGCTTCCGGGGAACTGGAACTCGCCAAAGCGGGTGCTTACCCGACGTTCCTCTACCGGGGCGGCCGGGTCGAACTCATCGAGGGCCAGGCGCTGCCGGCGGGCATCGTGGCGGGGGTGGAAGCGGAGGTGGTCCAGCGCTCGCTGTTGGACGGGGACGTGGTGCTGATGGCGACCGACGGCGCTGCAGAGCTGGGCGAGGCGGGGGAGGCCTGCCTGCAGCAGGTGCTGCTGTCGGCCGGAGCAGGGGCCTCGCCGGCGGATCAACTGGCGCAACGCCTGGTGGGGTGCCTGGAGGCGGTGGCGGGGGGCAGGTGGCCGGACGACTTGACGCTGGCGGTCCTGAGCGTGCGGCAGCTTGACGTTGCGGGCGTTCCGGCCTATACTGGGGACGGGTTCCGGCGGCCCGTAAGGGCGGCGGCACCGACAGGGAGGCAGAGCCAGCGACGGTTGGCGGCGAGTTAGATGCCCAGGCCTTCACCATTCGAGGGGGGTCTAAAGGCCATGTGGCAGAACTGGGTCAACGTGATCGTTGGCGTGCTCCTGATCATCCTGCCCTGGTTCGTTCAGTTCGATCCGCTCAAGTGGATCAGCGTCGTCGCCGGCATCATCGTGGCAGTCCTGGCGTACTGGGCCAACACTCAGGCTCAGGCCAAGACGGGGACCTGATAGGGTGAGGCCCGCCTGCAGGAGGCGGGCGGTGGCTTAGTCATCATCTGCGTGGCTGTCTGCCTTCCACTGTCGTTGACGGCTCCCCCTGCGGGCCGTCTTTTTTGTCCCGGATGGGGGCGACACGGGCGATAACCGCACCCCGACCGGCCGCTCACCTGCGCCGCACCCGGCTTTTTCTGGTCATGGCCCGCACCATCGCTCGCTACCGGATGCTGACCGCGGGCGACCGGGTGCTGGTGGGGCTTTCAGCCGGGCCGGACTCGTCGGCGCTCGCCCATGCCCTGACACTCCTGGCACCCCGCCTGAAGCTGGACGTCGAGGCCGCTCACGTTCACCACGGCATTCGGGGAGAATCGGCCGACCGGGACGCCGAGGCGGCCAGGGCGCTGGCCGGACGGCTTGGCATTCCCTTCGTCCTGCACTGCACCGACGCTCCCGGATACGCTCGGGCCCACGGGCTTTCGCTGGAAAGCGCCGCGCGGGCGGTGCGCCTGGCTGCGCTGGAACGGATCGCGCAGGAACGGCGCTGCCGGCGGGTTGCCCTGGGTCACACCGCCGACGACCAGGCCGAAACGGTGATGATGTGGGTGATCCGGGGGACCGGCCCGGGAGGCCTGGCCGGCATTCGGCCCGTGAGGGGCGTGTTCGTGCGCCCGCTCATCGACGTGTGGCGGCGGGACGTCCTGGCCTACTGCGAGGCGGCCGGCCTCGAGCCGGTAGAAGACGAAAGCAACCGTTCCACCCGTTTTTTGCGCAACCGCATCCGCCTCGAACTGCTCCCGTACCTCGAATCCCGCTTCCGCCCCGGGGTGCGTGAGGCGCTGGTAAGGCTGGCGCGAGTGGCACTCGACGAACAGGCCTTCATGCAGGCCCGGGCCGATGAAGCGTGGGAGGCCGCTGCCCGCAGCGCTCCCGGCAGCGTCGAGCTCAGCGTCAAGGCGCTTGTGGCGCTGCACCCGGCGCTTGCGCGGCGGGTTTTGGTACGGGCGTTCGAAGAGGTATCGGGAGGCCACCGGGGCGAGCTCGGGCTGGTTCACGTGGAGGCCCTCCTGGATGCGGTGCGCCGGCGGCGCGGCGGCGCGGTGGTTCAGTTGCCAGGGGGGGTTTGGGGGAGGTTGGTGCGCGGGCGTCTGCGCCTCGAGCTGGCGCCGCAGGCGCCCGGAGCCGACGGATCCCCTATGCTATAATGACCCTGAAAGCAAGGGCGCCGGGCCGCACGTCCCGGCGTGATGTGTCACTGGAGGACGTGAAAGCGGCATGGGAAGACGTGACCGGAGGGGAGGGGCGGAGATGAACAGGTTCCTGAGGGGCGTCAGCCTGTACCTGCTGGTGGCAGTGGTGCTCATCGCCATCGTCAGCACCTTCTACTCCCCCTCCGAGAGCAAGCGCCAGATTGAATATTACCAGTTCACACGCCTTCTCGACTCGGGACAGGTGGCGAGCGTGCGTTTCGTGGGCGAGCAGCGCCTCGAGGGCACGCTGAAGGATAATGCGAGCTTCGTGACTTACATCCCGTCCAACACCGCCCAGGAGGTCATGCGGAAGGTGGAGGAGAAGGGGGTGCCGGTTTCCGCCGAGCCGCCGCCCAACCCACCGTGGTGGCTCAATCTCCTTCCCCAGCTCCTAACCCTGGTCGTGTTCGTCGGGATCTGGCTTTTCATCCTCAACCAGATGCAGGGCGGCTCCAACCGCGCCATGTCGTTCGGCAAGAGCCGTGCGCGGCTGCACACCGAGGAGAAGACCAAGGTCACCTTCAACGACGTGGCGGGTCTTGACGAGGCCAAGCAGGAACTGCAGGAAGTCGTGGAATTCCTGAAGCACCCGCGCAAGTTCGTCGACATGGGCGCCCGCGTGCCGAAGGGCATCCTGCTGGTCGGGCCGCCGGGCACCGGCAAGACGCTGCTGGCACGGGCCGTGGCGGGCGAAGCCGGCGTGCCGTTCTTCAGCATCAGCGGCTCCGACTTCGTCGAGATGTTCGTGGGCGTCGGCGCGGCCCGAGTGCGGGACCTGTTCGAGACGGCCAAGAAGAACAGCCCCTGCATCGTGTTCATCGACGAGCTGGACGCCGTGGGACGGCAGCGGGGTGCGGGCCTTGGCGGCGGCCACGACGAGCGCGAGCAGACGCTCAACCAGTTGCTGGTCGAGATGGACGGGTTCGAGCCCAACTCGGGCATCATCATCATGGCCGCGACCAACCGGCCCGACGTGCTCGACCCGGCGCTTCTGCGGCCCGGGCGGTTTGACCGCAAGGTGGTCGTGGACCGGCCGGACGTGGAGGGCCGCTACGAGATCCTGAAGGTGCACAGCCGCAACAAGCCACTGTCGCAGGACGTCGACCTGAAGCTGCTCGCCCGCCGGACGCCCGGCTTCGTGGGGGCCGACCTGGAGAACCTCATGAACGAGGCGGCCATCCTGGCGGCGCGCCGCGGCAAGAAGCGCATCTCGATGGACGAGTGCGAAGAGGCCATCGACCGTGTCCTGATGGGGCCGGAGCGGCGGCACCGGGTGATCCGGCCGCAGGACAAGAAAGTGCTGGCCTATCATGAGGCAGGACATGCTCTGGTGGCCCACTTCCTGCCGCACTCCGATCCGGTGCACAAGGTGACCATCGTGGGCCGCGGCCTGGCGGGCGGGTACACCATGGTGCTGCCCGATGAGGATCGCATGGTGGAGACCCGAAGCGAACTGCTCGACCGCCTGGCGCATATCCTCGGCGGCCGCGCCAGCGAGGAGCTGGCCTTCTCGGAGATCAGCACCGGGGCGCAGAACGACCTGGAGCAGGCCACCAAGCTGGCGCGCCAGATGGTCATGGCCTGGGGCATGAGCGACCGGCTCGGGCCGTTGACGTTCGGGCGCCAGCACGAGGATCTCATTTTCCTCGGGCG
Proteins encoded in this window:
- a CDS encoding SpoIIE family protein phosphatase, which gives rise to SVGVPAHPGGAPAAAVPGRLAVSWLEQRLSESVSGAERVIDALRAAYEMAAAGPMPAASDGVEYVEMVQQRACASCPCFSHCWDACANASFHDVLAFLEAAEAAGQAQPEMMSASLRQRCIQPVRLTGAVGDAARIMGVLRAAGQRSQAEARRLVTQVEVTQKVLHDVIRIASGHFQSFDEEAAERLARHLARAGTPAREVVVAGSGARREVMVERVGPCRAPESCARSLTQLAAQAEGVLWEVSRMACRHGLSRPGGHGCEVHLVRRALWEVSCAFASRTRAGETCSGDSFARVTLGPALTCVILSDGMGSGPDAAQESETAVRLAEAALAAGAGAASAIAIANAVLLARSPDERFATLDVAVFDLASGELELAKAGAYPTFLYRGGRVELIEGQALPAGIVAGVEAEVVQRSLLDGDVVLMATDGAAELGEAGEACLQQVLLSAGAGASPADQLAQRLVGCLEAVAGGRWPDDLTLAVLSVRQLDVAGVPAYTGDGFRRPVRAAAPTGRQSQRRLAAS
- a CDS encoding SPW repeat protein — protein: MWQNWVNVIVGVLLIILPWFVQFDPLKWISVVAGIIVAVLAYWANTQAQAKTGT
- the tilS gene encoding tRNA lysidine(34) synthetase TilS yields the protein MGATRAITAPRPAAHLRRTRLFLVMARTIARYRMLTAGDRVLVGLSAGPDSSALAHALTLLAPRLKLDVEAAHVHHGIRGESADRDAEAARALAGRLGIPFVLHCTDAPGYARAHGLSLESAARAVRLAALERIAQERRCRRVALGHTADDQAETVMMWVIRGTGPGGLAGIRPVRGVFVRPLIDVWRRDVLAYCEAAGLEPVEDESNRSTRFLRNRIRLELLPYLESRFRPGVREALVRLARVALDEQAFMQARADEAWEAAARSAPGSVELSVKALVALHPALARRVLVRAFEEVSGGHRGELGLVHVEALLDAVRRRRGGAVVQLPGGVWGRLVRGRLRLELAPQAPGADGSPML
- the ftsH gene encoding ATP-dependent zinc metalloprotease FtsH, whose product is MNRFLRGVSLYLLVAVVLIAIVSTFYSPSESKRQIEYYQFTRLLDSGQVASVRFVGEQRLEGTLKDNASFVTYIPSNTAQEVMRKVEEKGVPVSAEPPPNPPWWLNLLPQLLTLVVFVGIWLFILNQMQGGSNRAMSFGKSRARLHTEEKTKVTFNDVAGLDEAKQELQEVVEFLKHPRKFVDMGARVPKGILLVGPPGTGKTLLARAVAGEAGVPFFSISGSDFVEMFVGVGAARVRDLFETAKKNSPCIVFIDELDAVGRQRGAGLGGGHDEREQTLNQLLVEMDGFEPNSGIIIMAATNRPDVLDPALLRPGRFDRKVVVDRPDVEGRYEILKVHSRNKPLSQDVDLKLLARRTPGFVGADLENLMNEAAILAARRGKKRISMDECEEAIDRVLMGPERRHRVIRPQDKKVLAYHEAGHALVAHFLPHSDPVHKVTIVGRGLAGGYTMVLPDEDRMVETRSELLDRLAHILGGRASEELAFSEISTGAQNDLEQATKLARQMVMAWGMSDRLGPLTFGRQHEDLIFLGRDIARDRNYSEQVAAAIDEEVRRLIEEAYQKAVGILKEHRDALERVVTVLQEKETLNRETFLAAVEGRELPAPSTPAAEPEPKVVPAGQERTERRRILDQEGILEPPGKQPRPAEG